GGACGTGCGGCCCAGCGCCAGCGCGAGGGTGAAGTACCAGCGCCAGTCGTGTTTGAGGAACTGCCGCAGCGTTCCGACCAGCGGCGAGGGCAGGTCGGGCACGGGCACGCGGTGCAGCACGGCGTCCAGCAGGGGACCGGCGAGCCGCAACGCGGTTGCAGACGAGACACCCAGGAGCCGGCGGAGGTCTTCCGGCACACCCGGCAGGCCGAGCACGCTCGCGAACGGGTCGCCCGCCGCGCCGGCGACCAGCATCAGGCCGGACACGCGCTCGGGGTGGCGCAGGGCGAGTTCGGCCGCGATCGTCACGCCCATCGACCACCCCATCACGACACACCGCTCGATGCCGGCGTCGTCCAGCGCGGCCAGCGCGTCGGCCACGTGGTCGTCCACGGTGATGCGGGCCGGGTCGTCGGGGCGGGCGGAGCCGAGCACGCCGCGGTGGTACCAGCCCAGCACGCGCGCGTCCGGTAGCTCGGGCCAGGCTGTCGGCACCGCGCCGAGGCCTGGGCTCAGGAGCACGTCCGGGCCGTCGAAGTCGGTGCGCCAGACCCTGATCCGCGTGCCGTCCGCGGAGAAGACGTCGTGCTCCCGCATGGCGGCCAGTGTGCCGTAACGTGCGGTGCCGTGACATTCACCGTTCTGGTGCCCGACGACCTCGGTGTCCGCGTCCTGTCCGACGTGGAGGGTGTGCGGGCGGTCAAGTACGAGGTGGGCGCGCCGCTGCCGCCCGAGGCCGCGCACGCCGAGGTGCTGGTGCCGAAGTTCCTCCAGAGCACCGACCCTTCGGAGTTCTTCGCGCAGTTGCCGAAGCTGCGGTTGGTGCAGCTGCTGTCGGCGGGGGCCGAGCGGTTCATCGGGACCGTGCCGGACGGGGTGATGTTGTCGACGTGCCGGGGTGCGCACGGCGGTTCCACGGCCGAGTGGGCGATCGGGGCGCTGCTCGCGATCTACCGGGACTTCCCGGTGTTCGAGCGGGCGCGGCAGGAGCGCCGGTGGGACTACCACCTCACGGAGACGTTGCAGGACAAGCGGGTCCTCGTGGTCGGCGCGGGTGACCTGGGCGAACAGTTCCGGCGGCGGCTGCTGCCGTTCGACGCGTCGGCGACCCTGGTCGGGCGGACCGCCCGCGACGGCGTGCACGGGATGGACGAGCTGCCCGACCTGCTGCCGGACCACGACGCCGTGCTGGTCGTGGTGCCGCTGACCGACGAGACCACCGGGATGGTGGACGCGGAGTTCCTGTCCCGCATGAAGGACGGGGCGATCCTGGTCAACGCGGCCCGCGGCCCGGTCGTCGACACCGACGCCCTGGTGGCCGAGCTGTCCTCGGGCCGGCTGCGCGCCGCCTTGGACGTCACCGACCCCGAGCCGCTGCCGTCCGACCATCCACTGTGGACCGTCCCGGGTCTGTTCCTCACGCCGCACGTGGCCGGGTCGTGCACCGGGCACGCCGAGCGGGCCTACGCGGTGGTGGCGTCCGAGGTGGCCCGGTTCGCACGCGGCGAGGAGCCCAAGAACCTGGTCCGAGGCGCTTACTAGTGGCTCAAACTACTCCATTCGGGTGAAGTTCGGCGGCGGATCGGACGCTCGCGGTCCTGGTCCGAACCTCCTAACGTGCGGGTTCGTGGCTACCCACGACGACCGCTCGAAGGCTTCGAGTTCGAGCGGCTACTCCGACGACGGTTTCTACTCGACCTCGACGTCCTCGACCTCGAGCGGGGGAGCGCACCACTTCGACGCCGGCACGCAGAGCTTCGGGAGGGACACGACGGCGTTCACCGCCCCCAGCGCGTTCGACAAGGACACCAACACCTTCGACACCTCCGGTTTCACCCCGGTCACCGACTACGACCCACCCGCCACCTCGCACTTCGACGAGGAGGACGAGCGCAAGCCGTTCGGCTGGTCGGGCAGCGCCGACCTGGGCCTGCTGGTGCTGCGCCTGGCACTGGGCGGCGCGTTCGTCGCGCACGGCCTGCAGAAGGTGTTCGGGCTGTTCGGCGGCCCGGGCATCGACGGGTTCACCAGGTACCTGGAGAGCTCGGGCTACCGCGAGGCGCGCATCCTCGCCTGGGTCACCGGGATCACCGAACTGGCCGGCGGCGGCCTGCTGGTCCTGGGCCTGTTCACGCCGCTGGCGGCGGCCGGCGTGCTCGGCGTGCTGGCCAACGCCATCGCCCTCAAGTACCGCGGCGGCTACTTCGCGCCGAACGGCATCGAACTGGAGGTCGCCCTGGCCGCGATGTCCTTCGCCGTCCTGTTCGCCGGTCCCGGGCGAGCGGCGTTCGACTACAACCGCAGCTGGTTCCGCCACCCGCTGCTGTCGGGCTTCCTGTGCCTGCTCGTGGCAGCCGGCGCCACGGCGGCGACCCTCTACGTCTTCCGCTGACAACAACGCCAACGGCCCGTCCCCGCACCCCGGGACGGGCCGTTCGCGTTGGCAGCCGAAGCCGAACCTCGCGCGCAGCGCGTGCTTTTGTCTTCGGGCGCGCGCAGCGCGCTTGCTTTTGGGCTTTTCCGTCCTCCCCGTATGGCCTGCCCGAAGGGCTACCACACTTTGGGTCGGGTGCAGCCGAAAGTTTTTGCGAGGAACGAGCAAAAAGTTTTAGCGGCACCCGGCCCAAAGTGTGGTTGGCTCCGCCAGGCCATACGGGGAGGACGGAAAAGCCCCCGCTTTTTTCTTTTCCGTCCTCTTTGGCGGCCTGCCCGCCGGCGAGGCTCTTTTGATCTTTGAACTCCACGCTCCGCTCTCATGCCCTCGCTTCGCGCTTCTCCAACCGGACGCGCTCCGCGCTCGCAAGCTCGAACGCGCTTCGCGCTCCTCAAGCTCGGACGCGCTTCGCGCTTGAGAGCGCAACGCGCGTGCGGCTGGAGGGGGAGGGTCGAGTTCAAAGATCAAAAGCGGCGCTCGCCGCGCGGCAGGCCCCCGGGGAGGAAGGGCGTCGTTTCCTTTCCCCGTCCGGCCTGCCGGAGGCAACCACGCTTCGCCGGGGTTGTCCAAAAAACTTTTGCTCGTTCCTCGCAAAACTTTTTCAGGACAACCCCGACGAAGCGTGGTTGGGCTGCGCCCAGGCCGGACGGGGAAAGGAAACGAGGCCCTTCCCGTGTGCTTTGCAGCTCGGCTAGCGCCTTCGGCGCCAAGGCGCCTGAGCGCCAAAAGCGGCGCGGCCGGTTTAGTTGGGGGTGTAGTGGGCTGGGGGGCTTGGTGGTGCGCGTGCTGGTCAGCGGTTGACGTCGCGGACTGCGCCCATGGATGCGTCCGTTGCCATCCGGGCGTAGGCGCGCAGGGCCGAGGTCACCGGGCGCTCCCGGTCGACCGGCTGCCACGGGCGTTCCGAGGCTTCCATCTTGGCTCGCCGCTCCGCCAGCACCTCGTCGGAGACCAGCAGTTCCAGCCGCCGTTCGTGCACGTCGATGACGATCCAGTCGCCGTCCTCGACCAGGCCGATCACGCCGCCGCCCGCCGCCTCCGGCGAGACGTGGCCGATGGACAGGCCGGACGTGCCGCCGGAGAAGCGGCCGTCGGTGATCAGCGCGCACTTCTTGCCCAGGCCCGCGCCCTTGAGGAACGCGGTCGGGTGCAGCATCTCCTGCATCCCCGGACCGCCGGCCGGACCCTCGTAGCGCACGACGAGCACGTCACCGGGCTGGATCTCCTTGTTCAGGATCACCGACACGGCCTGCTCCTGGGACTCCACGACCCGTGCCGGCCCCTCGAAGTGCCACAGCTCCTCGTCGATGCCGGCCGCCTTGATCACCGCGCCGCGCTCGGCCAGGTTGCCGTGCAGCACGGCCAGGCCGCCGTCCTTGGTGTAGGCGTGCTCGACGTCCCGGATGCAGCCGCCGGCCGCGTCCGTGTCCAGCTTCGACCAGCGGTTGCTGGTGGAGAACGCCTGCGTGGTCCGCACGCCGCCCGGTGCCGCGTGGAACAGCTCCACGGCCTCCGGGGACGGGGACTCCGAGCGGATGTCCCAGGCCGTCAGCCAGGACGCCAGGTCCGGGCTGTGCACCGTCCACACGTCCTCGTTCAGCAACCCCGCGCGCCACAGTTCACCCAGCAGGGCCGGGATGCCACCCGCCCGGTGGACGTCCTCCATGTGGTAGTCCGAGTTCGGCGACACCTTCGACAGGCACGGCACCCGCCGGCTCAGCGCGTCGATGTCGGCCAGGGTGAAGTCGATCTCACCCTCCCGCGCCGCGGCCAGGATGTGCAGGACCGTGTTGGTCGAACCGCCCATCGCCATGTCCAGCGCCATCGCGTTCTCGAACGCCGCCCGGGACGCGATCGAGCGCGGCAGCACCGACTCGTCGTCCTCGCCGTAGTACCGCTTGCACAGCTCCACGACCGTGCGGCCGGCCTGCGCGAACAGCTCGCGGCGGGCCGCGTGCGTGGCCAGCGTCGAGCCGTTGCCGGGCAGGGCCAGGCCCAGCGCCTCGGTGAGGCAGTTCATGGAGTTCGCGGTGAACATGCCCGAGCACGACCCGCACGTCGGGCACGCCGAGCGCTCGACCACCGCCAGGCCCTCGTCGTCCACCTGCGGGGACGCCGACGCCGAGATCGCCGTGATCAGGTCGGTCGGCGCGACGGCCACGCCGTCCACCACGACCGCCTTGCCGGCCTCCATCGGGCCGCCGGAGACGAACACGACCGGGATGTTGAGCCGCATGGCGGCGTTGAGCATGCCCGGGGTGATCTTGTCGCAGTTGGAGATGCACACGATCGCGTCGGCCTGGTGCGCGTTGACCATGTACTCGACCGAGTCGGCGATGATCTCGCGCGAGGGCAGCGAGTACAGCATCCCGCTGTGCCCCATGGCGATGCCGTCGTCCACCGCGATGGTGTGGAACTCGCGCGGCACGCCGCCCGCCTCGCGCACCGCCTCCGCCACGATGTCGCCGAGGTCGCGGAGGTGCACGTGACCCGGCACGAACTGCGTGTACGAGTTGGCGATGGCCACGATCGGCTTGCCGAAGTCGGAGTCGGTCATGCCGGTCGCGCGCCACAGCGCGCGAGCGCCCGCGGCGTTGCGGCCGTGGGTCGTGGTGCGGGAACGGAGCGGTGGCAAGGCTCCTCCAAGAAGAGAAAAACCCGAGGGGGTGTCCGAAGCGATCCAGTGCGGGGGGTGGGCACCGGGCGTGACGGGGAGCGGTGCCTCAGAGGCTACTCCGCCGCAACGCGTCGTTGACCAGCACGCCGGCCAGCGCGAGTGTGATCACGTGCACGGCGGTGCACCACAGGCAGATCTTCCCGATCAGCAGGAACTCGGCGGCGACCAGGTAGACCACGAACAGCACGCCCACGGCCACCGACCCCAGCCGCACCCAGTGCAGCCGCCGGTCCCGCCAGGCGAAGGGCAGGCACAGCACGGTCACGAAGGCGAAGAACGCCAAGCCCAGGACGGCCACCGGCACGCCCAGCAGCTCGGACTGCTCACTGGTGGTGACCGTGCCGCAGTCCACGACCTCGCCCTCGGCGCACAGCAGCGCGCCGGCGGCGAAGTGGGTGACGGTCAGGTAGGCGGAGACGGCGAGCCCGGCCAGTGCCAGCGCCAGGCTGACCCCGGGCACCCAGCGGGTCTGCGTGGTGGAAGTCACTCCGGTGACTCTACGGAGCCGGGTGTCGCCTCCGGGTCAG
This DNA window, taken from Saccharothrix variisporea, encodes the following:
- a CDS encoding alpha/beta fold hydrolase, with product MREHDVFSADGTRIRVWRTDFDGPDVLLSPGLGAVPTAWPELPDARVLGWYHRGVLGSARPDDPARITVDDHVADALAALDDAGIERCVVMGWSMGVTIAAELALRHPERVSGLMLVAGAAGDPFASVLGLPGVPEDLRRLLGVSSATALRLAGPLLDAVLHRVPVPDLPSPLVGTLRQFLKHDWRWYFTLALALGRTSRLDLTGVTCPTTVLAGRYDLMASPDSLLGPVAGLPQARVRVLPNTHFLPLENPDVVVAELELLLDRVAGVEDALRDLLTSRSRPRA
- a CDS encoding 2-hydroxyacid dehydrogenase; its protein translation is MTFTVLVPDDLGVRVLSDVEGVRAVKYEVGAPLPPEAAHAEVLVPKFLQSTDPSEFFAQLPKLRLVQLLSAGAERFIGTVPDGVMLSTCRGAHGGSTAEWAIGALLAIYRDFPVFERARQERRWDYHLTETLQDKRVLVVGAGDLGEQFRRRLLPFDASATLVGRTARDGVHGMDELPDLLPDHDAVLVVVPLTDETTGMVDAEFLSRMKDGAILVNAARGPVVDTDALVAELSSGRLRAALDVTDPEPLPSDHPLWTVPGLFLTPHVAGSCTGHAERAYAVVASEVARFARGEEPKNLVRGAY
- a CDS encoding DoxX family protein, with translation MATHDDRSKASSSSGYSDDGFYSTSTSSTSSGGAHHFDAGTQSFGRDTTAFTAPSAFDKDTNTFDTSGFTPVTDYDPPATSHFDEEDERKPFGWSGSADLGLLVLRLALGGAFVAHGLQKVFGLFGGPGIDGFTRYLESSGYREARILAWVTGITELAGGGLLVLGLFTPLAAAGVLGVLANAIALKYRGGYFAPNGIELEVALAAMSFAVLFAGPGRAAFDYNRSWFRHPLLSGFLCLLVAAGATAATLYVFR
- the ilvD gene encoding dihydroxy-acid dehydratase — translated: MPPLRSRTTTHGRNAAGARALWRATGMTDSDFGKPIVAIANSYTQFVPGHVHLRDLGDIVAEAVREAGGVPREFHTIAVDDGIAMGHSGMLYSLPSREIIADSVEYMVNAHQADAIVCISNCDKITPGMLNAAMRLNIPVVFVSGGPMEAGKAVVVDGVAVAPTDLITAISASASPQVDDEGLAVVERSACPTCGSCSGMFTANSMNCLTEALGLALPGNGSTLATHAARRELFAQAGRTVVELCKRYYGEDDESVLPRSIASRAAFENAMALDMAMGGSTNTVLHILAAAREGEIDFTLADIDALSRRVPCLSKVSPNSDYHMEDVHRAGGIPALLGELWRAGLLNEDVWTVHSPDLASWLTAWDIRSESPSPEAVELFHAAPGGVRTTQAFSTSNRWSKLDTDAAGGCIRDVEHAYTKDGGLAVLHGNLAERGAVIKAAGIDEELWHFEGPARVVESQEQAVSVILNKEIQPGDVLVVRYEGPAGGPGMQEMLHPTAFLKGAGLGKKCALITDGRFSGGTSGLSIGHVSPEAAGGGVIGLVEDGDWIVIDVHERRLELLVSDEVLAERRAKMEASERPWQPVDRERPVTSALRAYARMATDASMGAVRDVNR
- a CDS encoding vitamin K epoxide reductase family protein → MTSTTQTRWVPGVSLALALAGLAVSAYLTVTHFAAGALLCAEGEVVDCGTVTTSEQSELLGVPVAVLGLAFFAFVTVLCLPFAWRDRRLHWVRLGSVAVGVLFVVYLVAAEFLLIGKICLWCTAVHVITLALAGVLVNDALRRSSL